One genomic window of Panicum hallii strain FIL2 chromosome 6, PHallii_v3.1, whole genome shotgun sequence includes the following:
- the LOC112897809 gene encoding monodehydroascorbate reductase 4, cytosolic: MAAEAKHFKYVILGGGVAAGYAAREFGKQGVNPGELAIISKEPVAPYERPALSKGYLFPENAARLPGFHTCVGSGGERLLPEWYSEKGIELILSTEIVKADLASKTLTSAAGATFTYETLLIATGSSVIKLTDFGVQGAESNNILYLRDIADADKLVAAMQAKKDGKVVIVGGGYIGLELSAALKMNNFDVTMVYPEPWCMPRLFTSGIAHFYEGYYSKKGIKIVKGTVAAGFEADANGDVTAVKLKDGRVLEADIVVVGVGGRPLTALFKGQVAEEKGGLKTDAFFETSVPGVYAIGDVATFPLKLYNEQRRVEHVDHARKSAELAVRAIKAKESGESVAEYDYLPYFYSRSFDIAWQFYGDNVGDDVLFGDNDPASANHKFGSYWVKDGKVVGVFLEGGSAEENQAIARVARAQPAVADVEALKTEGLEFAAKV; encoded by the exons ATGGCGGCGGAGGCCAAACACTTCAAGTACGTCatcctcggcggcggcgtcgcggcg GGGTACGCGGCGAGGGAGTTCGGCAAGCAGGGCGTCAACCCCGGCGAGCTCGCCATCATCTCCAAGGAACCC GTGGCCCCGTACGAGCGCCCTGCACTCAGCAAGGGATACCTCTTCCCTGAGA ATGCTGCAAGACTGCCTGGGTTCCACACGTGTGTGGGGAGCGGCGGAGAGAGGCTACTTCCTGAATGGTACTCAGAGAAAG GCATTGAGCTGATCCTGAGCACTGAGATTGTGAAGGCTGACCTTGCCTCCAAGACACTGACAAGTGCAGCTGGGGCAACCTTTACATATGAGACCTTGCTCATTGCTACTGGCTCCTCG GTCATAAAGCTCACGGACTTTGGCGTTCAAGGAGCAGAATCTAACAACATATTGTATCTAAGGGATATTGCTGATGCGGACAAGTTAGTCGCAGCTATGCAAGCAAAGAAGGATGGAAAGGTTGTGATTGTTGGAGGTGGTTACATAGGGCTTGAGCTTAGTGCAGCCTTGAAAATGAACAACTTTGATGTCACTATGGTGTACCCTGAACCCTGGTGTA TGCCACGTCTCTTCACCTCCGGTATCGCTCATTTCTATGAGGGCTACTACTCTAAAAAAGGAATCAAGATTGTGAAGGGTACAGTTGCTGCTGGCTTCGAAGCTGATGCCAATGGAGAT GTCACTGCAGTGAAGCTGAAGGATGGAAGAGTACTGGAAGCTGACATTGTTGTTGTTGGCGTCGGCGGCAGGCCATTGACGGCTCTCTTCAAGGGTCAAGTTGCCGAGGAGAAAGGTGGACTCAAG ACGGATGCATTCTTCGAGACAAGCGTTCCCGGAGTCTACGCCATCGGCGACGTGGCCACCTTCCCTCTGAAGCTCTACAACGAGCAGCGGCGAGTGGAGCACGTGGACCACGCCCGGAAGTCAGCCGAGCTGGCCGTGCGGGCGATCAAGGCCAAGGAGTCCGGCGAGTCTGTGGCCGAGTACGACTACCTGCCCTACTTCTACTCCCGGTCGTTCGACATCGCGTGGCAGTTCTACGGCGACAACGTCGGCGACGACGTGCTCTTCGGCGACAACGACCCGGCCTCGGCCAACCACAAGTTCGGGAGCTACTGGGTGAAGGACGGCAAGGTCGTCGGCGTGTTCCTGGAGGGCGGGTCGGCTGAGGAGAACCAGGCCATTGCCAGGGTCGCCAGGGCCCAGCCGGCGGTGGCCGACGTCGAGGCGCTCAAGACGGAGGGGCTGGAGTTCGCTGCCAAAGTCTGA
- the LOC112898529 gene encoding histidine-containing phosphotransfer protein 1-like produces the protein MAAANQLSALLNNMYATGLLDEQFQQLQMLQDASAPDFVSEVVTLFCQDGERIIGELAKLLEKPSVDFDRVDAFVHQLKGSSASVGAQKVKNTCIQFREFCQSRSKDGCLKTLDSVRTEFYDLRGKFQTMLQLERQIQGFYPK, from the exons atggccgccgccaacCAGCTGAGCGCCCTCCTCAACAACATGTACGCCACG GGTTTGCTGGACGAGCAGTTCCAGCAGCTGCAGATGCTCCAGGACGCCAGCGCCCCTGACTTCGTCTCCGAGGTCGTCACGCTCTTCTGCCAGGACGGCGAGAGGATCATCGGCGAGCTCGCCAAGCTGCT GGAGAAGCCCAGCGTGGATTTTGACAGGGTCGACGCATTTGTGCATCAGCTCAAGGGGAGCAGTGCAAG TGTCGGTGCCCAGAAAGTCAAAAACACCTGCATCCAATTTCGCGAATTCTGCCAGTCAAGGAGCAAGGATGG ATGCCTCAAAACACTGGACTCAGTAAGGACTGAGTTTTATGATCTACGCGGCAAATTCCAGACTATGCTTCAG TTGGAGAGGCAGATTCAAGGCTTCTACCCCAAGTAA
- the LOC112897537 gene encoding fatty acyl-CoA reductase 1-like → MVYGDSMDAARIVGYFKGKSILVTGSTGFLGKILVEKILRVQPDANKLYLLVRGTDASSAQQRVQQEVIDSELFGLPREKHGADGFQQFIQDKVVALSGDIIHENLGLEAPMLKDLAEEIDVIVNIAATTNFYGRYDVSLDVNVMGVKHLCHFAKQCPRLKMLMQVSTAYVCSDREGLILEKPIEPGESLREGTYLDVDAELRLVREAKKELVMMNSSSDGDARKTAERKAMKELGLQRARHFGWSNTYVFTKAIGEMLLGQLRGDMPVVVMRPSIITSVRADPLPGWMQGTRTIDTLIIGYAKQNLSCFLGDLSVVVDVVPGDMVANAMMAAMVEHSEEKGAAAVPVYHATSSLRNPATYSVLYEAGRRHFYENPRVGKNGEIVPTREMCFFTTIARFHLYMLLTFKLPLEILHLVNLLLCGLFSRLYNDLNRKYKFVMHLVDVYGPFAFFNGCFDDMNLERLRLKMAMKTPEDHMFNFDPKTIDWDDYFTKIHIPGVLKYLCK, encoded by the exons ATGGTGTACGGCGATAGCATGGACGCAGCAAGGATCGTGGGGTATTTCAAGGGCAAGAGCATCCTCGTCACAGGCTCAACTGGCTTTCTTGGAAAGA TTCTTGTGGAGAAGATACTCCGGGTGCAGCCTGATGCCAACAAGCTGTACCTTCTGGTCCGGGGGACGGACGCATCATCTGCACAGCAACGCGTCCAACAAGAG GTGATTGACTCCGAGCTGTTCGGCCTGCCGAGGGAGAAGCACGGCGCCGACGGGTTCCAGCAGTTCATCCAAGACAAAGTTGTTGCTCTGTCCGGAGACATCATCCACGAGAACCTCGGGCTGGAGGCTCCCATGCTCAAGGATCTGGCAGAGGAGATCGACGTCATTGTtaacattgcggcaacaacaaACTTCTACGGAAG ATATGATGTCTCGTTGGACGTGAACGTGATGGGGGTGAAGCACCTGTGCCACTTCGCCAAGCAGTGTCCCAGGCTCAAGATGCTCATGCAGGTCTCCACGG CTTATGTATGCAGCGACAGGGAGGGCCTCATCCTGGAGAAGCCCATCGAGCCCGGCGAGTCGCTGCGGGAAGGCACCTACCTTGACGTCGACGCCGAGCTGCGGCTCGTCAGAGAAGCCAAGAAGGAGCTCGTGATGATGAACTCCTCCAGCGACGGCGACGCCCGCAAGACGGCCGAGAGGAAGGCCATGAAGGAGCTGGGCCTCCAGCGTGCTCGCCACTTCGGGTGGTCCAACACCTACGTCTTCACCAAGGCCATAGGGGAGATGCTGCTGGGGCAGCTCCGCGGCGACATGCCCGTGGTGGTGATGCGCCCCAGCATCATCACCAGCGTCCGGGCGGACCCGCTGCCGGGGTGGATGCAGGGCACGCGCACCATCGACACGCTCATCATCGGCTACGCCAAGCAGAACCTCTCGTGCTTCCTCGGCGACCTCAGCGTGGTCGTGGACGTCGTCCCGGGGGACATGGTGGCGAACGCCATGATGGCGGCGATGGTGGAGCACTCGGAGGAgaagggcgcggcggcggtgccggtGTACCACGCCACCTCGTCGCTGCGCAACCCGGCGACCTACTCCGTGCTCTACGAGGCCGGCCGCCGGCACTTCTACGAGAACCCGCGCGTGGGGAAGAACGGGGAGATCGTCCCCACCAGAGAGATGTGCTTCTTCACCACCATCGCGCGCTTCCACCTCTACATGCTGCTCACCTTCAAGCTGCCATTAGAG ATTCTGCACTTGGTGAATCTGCTGCTTTGTGGGCTCTTCTCGCGGCTTTACAACGACCTCAACCGCAAGTACAAGTTTGTGATGCATCTTGTCGACGTCTATGGACCCTTCGCCTTCTTCAATGGATG TTTTGATGACATGAACTTGGAGCGGCTGAGGCTGAAGATGGCAATGAAGACTCCTGAGGATCACATGTTCAACTTCGACCCCAAGACCATCGACTGGGATGATTACTTCACCAAAATCCACATACCTGGAGTTCTCAAGTATTTGTGCAAGTGA
- the LOC112897536 gene encoding fatty acyl-CoA reductase 1-like, with translation MLDAMDAASIIGYFKGKSILVTGATGFLGKILVEKIMRVQPDVHKIYLLVRASDEPSAKQRVQQEVIDTELFGLLREKHGKGFQQFVEEKVVALAGDIIYDNLGLETLPMLEALAKEIDVIVNIAATTNFYGRYDVSLDVNVMGVKHLCHFARQCANLKMLMHVSTAFVSGFREGLILEKPINPGESLREGTYLDIDAELRLVREVKKELAAMNSSSSDDDDAAHTNKKKTERTAMKELGLQRARHFGWSNTYVFTKAMGEVLLGQLRGDIPVVIMRPSIITSIREDPVPGWMQGTRTIDTLIIGYAKQNLSCFLADLNFVMDVIPGDMVVNAMMAAMVAHSEEKGAQVVYHSTSSLRNPATYNVLYQSGRRHFYENPRVGKDGKVIPTREMYFFPTIARFHLYMIFTYKIPLEILHLVNLLLCGFFSRLYNDLNRKYKFVMHLVDVYGPFAFFKGCFDDMNLERLRLTMAMKTPEDCMFNFDPKTIDWDEYFTRIHIPGVLKYLCK, from the exons ATGCTGGATGCCATGGACGCGGCGAGCATCATAGGGTACTTCAAGGGCAAGAGCATCCTCGTCACCGGCGCAACTGGCTTTCTTGGAAAGA TCCTTGTGGAGAAGATAATGCGCGTGCAGCCTGATGTCCACAAGATCTACCTTCTTGTGCGAGCGAGCGACGAGCCATCTGCAAAGCAACGCGTCCAGCAAGAG GTGATAGACACGGAGCTGTTTGGCCTCCTGAGAGAGAAGCATGGCAAGGGCTTCCAGCAGTTCGTGGAGGAGAAGGTGGTTGCATTGGCCGGCGACATCATCTACGACAACCTGGGCCTGGAGACACTACCCATGCTGGAGGCGCTTGCCAAGGAGATCGACGTCATCGTCAACATTGCAGCAACCACAAACTTCTACGGAAG ATATGATGTCTCCTTGGATGTGAACGTGATGGGGGTGAAGCACCTCTGCCACTTCGCCAGGCAGTGCGCCAACCTCAAGATGCTCATGCATGTCTCCACCG CTTTCGTGTCGGgcttcagggagggtctgatcCTGGAGAAGCCCATCAACCCCGGCGAGTCGCTGCGTGAGGGCACCTACCTGGACATCGACGCCGAGCTGCGCCTCGTCagagaagtcaagaaggagCTGGCGGCGATGAACTCCTCCTccagcgacgacgacgacgccgccCACACTAATAAGAAGAAGACGGAGAGGACGGCCATGAAGGAGCTGGGCCTCCAGCGTGCTCGCCACTTCGGTTGGTCCAACACCTACGTCTTCACCAAGGCCATGGGCGAGGTGCTCCTCGGGCAGCTCCGGGGCGACATCCCCGTGGTGATCATGCGGCCGAGCATCATCACCAGCATCCGGGAGGACCCGGTGCCGGGGTGGATGCAGGGCACGCGCACCATCGACACGCTCATCATCGGCTACGCCAAGCAGAACCTCTCCTGCTTCCTCGCCGACCTCAACTTCGTCATGGACGTCATCCCGGGGGACATGGTGGTGAACGCCATGATGGCGGCCATGGTGGCGCACTCGGAGGAGAAGGGCGCGCAGGTGGTGTACCACTCCACCTCGTCGCTGCGCAACCCGGCAACCTACAACGTGCTCTACCAGTCCGGCCGCCGCCACTTCTACGAGAACCCGCGGGTGGGGAAGGACGGCAAGGTCATCCCAACCAGGGAGATGTACTTCTTCCCCACCATCGCGCGCTTCCACCTATACATGATCTTCACGTACAAGATACCACTAGAG ATTCTGCACTTGGTGAATCTGCTGCTCTGCGGGTTCTTCTCACGGCTCTATAACGACCTCAACCGCAAGTACAAGTTTGTGATGCATCTTGTTGATGTCTATGGCCCCTTCGCCTTCTTCAAAGGATG CTTCGATGATATGAACTTGGAGCGGCTGAGGCTGACGATGGCGATGAAGACCCCCGAAGATTGCATGTTCAATTTCGATCCCAAGACCATCGACTGGGATGAGTACTTCACCAGAATCCACATACCTGGTGTTCTCAAGTATTTGTGCAAGTGA